Proteins from one Mytilus galloprovincialis chromosome 11, xbMytGall1.hap1.1, whole genome shotgun sequence genomic window:
- the LOC143050866 gene encoding potassium voltage-gated channel protein Shaw-like, producing the protein MAKVHCISNRGIKHELSDQLLRRIRETTSDAADHILATIKNDSKCMDFQFNRHTTSTNNIFDYLNGGKLHMPEDICPQKFNEELEFWGIPETELESCCFTRYVSYFDNLQVLSVLEEGECKRNTMFEIVATMAGGNGWRSVQARAWSVMEYPTSSFLAKVFLYISNAMVLLSLFLLVSSTHPLFRRKLTKDEWFDYFTSEEEELFDDYWFNDTYHDASVFAILGTFISNYL; encoded by the exons ATGGCAAAAGTACATTGTATTTCAAATAGAGGAATAAAACACGAATTGTCAGATCAACTTTTAAGAAGAATTCGTGAAACTACCTCTGATGCCGCAGATCATATCTTAGCAACAATTAAGAATGATTCTAAATGTATGGACTTTCAATTCAATAGACACACAACGTCTACCAACAATATATTTGATTATCTAAATGGAGGAAAATTACACATGCCAGAAGACATATGTCCACAGAAATTCAATGAAGAACTTGAATTTTGGGGAATACCAGAAACTGAATTAGAATCGTGTTGTTTCACTAGATATGTTTCGTACTTTGACAACCTACAAGTTTTATCTGTTTTAGAGGAAGGGGAATGTAAAAGAAATACTATGTTTGAAATAGTAGCGACGATGGCCGGCGGTAACGGATGGAGGTCTGTACAAGCGAGAGCGTGGTCTGTAATGGAATATCCAACTTCATCTTTTTTAGCCAAG gtGTTTTTATATATCAGCAATGCAATGGTTCTACTGTCTTTGTTTCTACTGGTCAGCAGTACACATCCATTATTTagaagaaaattaacaaaagatgaATGGTTTGATTACTTTACATCAGAGGAGGAGGAACTGTTCGATGATTACTGGTTTAATGATACATATCATGACGCATCAGTG TTTGCCATACTAGGGACTTTTATCAGTAACTACTTATGA